The following proteins come from a genomic window of Micromonospora echinofusca:
- a CDS encoding carboxyl transferase domain-containing protein yields the protein MTAVISERDTRDPLHRLPRLLDDESLTLLHDPDDVAATVARGRIAGEKVIAFCTDATVKGGALGLPECLRIRDAIELALAEGVPVIGLWHSGGAKLAGGVESMHGIGAIFASMVRASGRIPQLSVVLGPAAGGAAYGPALTDIVVQAPAGRIFITGPDVVRSVTGEQIDMAGLGGPDAHVRKSGVTHVPADSEEDAYHQTRRLVALLARPGAFDPARAGAPRDLRALLPDSPVRAYPVRPLLTALLDDGDLLELQPKWAPNMVVGLGRLGGGTIGVVANNPLRKGGCLDSVAAEKASRFVRMCDGFGVPLLVVVDVPGYLPGVAQEWGGVVRRGAKLLYAFAEATVPRVTLITRKSYGGAYIAMNSRALGATSVLAWPDAEVAVMGAEAAVGIIHRRTIAAAGETGRGELVARLVEEHRQVAGGLGRALDLGVVDEVVRPEDTRARLVSVFADAAGPVRRRGTHGNIPL from the coding sequence ATGACCGCGGTGATCAGCGAGCGGGACACCCGCGACCCGCTGCACCGGCTGCCCCGGCTGCTGGACGACGAATCCCTGACCCTGCTGCACGATCCGGACGACGTCGCCGCCACGGTGGCCCGTGGCCGGATCGCCGGTGAGAAGGTGATCGCCTTCTGCACCGACGCGACGGTCAAGGGTGGCGCGCTGGGGCTGCCGGAGTGCCTGCGCATCCGGGACGCCATCGAGCTGGCGCTGGCCGAGGGTGTGCCGGTGATCGGCCTGTGGCACTCCGGCGGCGCGAAGCTGGCGGGCGGTGTCGAGTCGATGCACGGCATCGGCGCGATCTTCGCGTCGATGGTCCGGGCGTCCGGGCGGATCCCGCAGCTCTCGGTCGTGCTGGGCCCGGCCGCGGGCGGCGCCGCGTACGGACCGGCGCTCACCGACATCGTCGTCCAGGCGCCCGCCGGCCGGATCTTCATCACCGGGCCGGACGTGGTGCGCAGCGTCACCGGCGAACAGATCGACATGGCCGGGCTCGGCGGGCCGGACGCGCACGTGCGCAAGTCGGGCGTGACGCACGTGCCCGCCGACTCGGAGGAGGACGCCTACCACCAGACGCGGCGGCTCGTGGCGCTGCTCGCCCGGCCGGGGGCGTTCGACCCCGCCCGGGCCGGCGCGCCGCGAGACCTGCGCGCGCTGCTGCCGGACTCCCCGGTGCGCGCCTACCCCGTGCGGCCGCTGCTCACCGCGCTCCTCGACGACGGCGACCTGCTGGAGCTGCAACCGAAGTGGGCGCCGAACATGGTCGTCGGCCTCGGCCGGCTGGGCGGCGGCACGATCGGCGTCGTCGCGAACAACCCGCTGCGCAAGGGGGGCTGCCTCGACTCGGTCGCGGCCGAGAAGGCGTCCCGCTTCGTGCGCATGTGCGACGGGTTCGGCGTACCGCTGCTCGTCGTGGTCGACGTCCCCGGCTACCTGCCCGGCGTCGCCCAGGAGTGGGGCGGGGTGGTGCGGCGCGGCGCCAAGCTGCTGTACGCCTTCGCCGAGGCCACCGTCCCGCGCGTCACGCTGATCACCCGCAAGTCGTACGGCGGCGCCTACATCGCCATGAACTCGCGCGCGCTGGGTGCGACGTCGGTGCTGGCCTGGCCGGACGCCGAGGTCGCGGTGATGGGCGCCGAGGCGGCCGTCGGCATCATCCACCGCAGGACGATCGCCGCCGCCGGAGAGACCGGGCGCGGCGAACTCGTCGCGCGACTCGTCGAGGAGCACCGGCAGGTCGCTGGCGGCCTCGGCCGCGCGCTGGACCTCGGCGTGGTCGACGAGGTCGTCCGCCCCGAGGACACCCGGGCCCGCCTGGTCTCCGTCTTCGCCGACGCCGCCGGCCCCGTCCGCCGGCGCGGCACGCACGGGAACATCCCGCTCTAG
- a CDS encoding long-chain-fatty-acid--CoA ligase yields the protein MTVQLRTLVDVVRRHAVQQPDVVATICEGRRVDYATLHRVSNQVARGLQAAGLGPGDRIAYLGRETEHFYDLLFGAAKTGVVLVPINWRLAAAEVEHILRDSGAALLFVDSGSAAVADKLAPELPMLKQVVALDSDGVARAGFAAWVSAQPDANVLTRVTPDTPLVQMYTSGTTGLPKGVVLAHRSFFAVRDALASADLDWLDWREGEVNLVGMAGFHIGGLWWATQGFVSGVTNVVLREFTTAGVVELIRTLRVRTAILVPAMLRLLLVEPGVTKEHFASLRKVVYGGAPISAALLARCIEGFGCEFAQIYGLTETGNTAICLPPADHTPDSGKMQAAGRAYPGFEVKVADDKGNPLPPGEVGEVWLRTPAAMVEYWNMPEATAKTLVDGWIVTGDAGVLDEDGYLFIRDRIKDMIIVAGENVYPAEVENVIGRHPLVAESAVVGVPDERWGEAVYAFVVPVEGQQLTERDLALHLRGQLAGFKQPLHYEFIDRVPRNPSGKILRRELRERFWQGHERRVS from the coding sequence GTGACTGTTCAGTTGCGCACGCTCGTCGACGTGGTACGCAGGCACGCCGTTCAGCAGCCGGACGTCGTCGCCACGATCTGTGAGGGCCGGCGCGTCGACTACGCCACCCTGCACCGCGTCAGCAACCAGGTGGCGCGCGGCCTCCAGGCGGCGGGGCTCGGCCCCGGCGACCGCATCGCCTACCTGGGCAGGGAGACCGAGCACTTCTACGACCTGCTCTTCGGCGCGGCGAAGACCGGCGTGGTGCTCGTGCCGATCAACTGGCGGTTGGCCGCCGCCGAGGTCGAGCACATCCTGCGCGACTCCGGTGCCGCGCTGCTGTTCGTCGACTCCGGCTCGGCCGCCGTCGCCGACAAGCTGGCGCCGGAACTGCCGATGCTCAAGCAGGTGGTCGCGCTGGACTCCGACGGCGTGGCCCGGGCCGGCTTCGCGGCCTGGGTGTCGGCCCAGCCCGACGCGAACGTCCTGACCAGGGTGACGCCGGACACGCCGCTGGTGCAGATGTACACCAGCGGAACGACGGGCCTGCCGAAGGGCGTCGTCCTCGCGCACCGCAGCTTCTTCGCGGTACGCGACGCGCTCGCCTCGGCCGACCTGGACTGGCTCGACTGGCGCGAGGGCGAGGTCAACCTCGTCGGCATGGCCGGTTTCCACATCGGCGGCCTGTGGTGGGCGACCCAGGGCTTCGTCTCGGGCGTCACGAACGTGGTGCTGCGCGAGTTCACCACGGCGGGCGTGGTCGAGCTGATCAGGACGCTCCGCGTCCGCACCGCCATCCTGGTGCCCGCGATGCTGCGGCTGCTGCTGGTGGAGCCCGGCGTCACCAAGGAACACTTCGCCTCGCTCCGCAAGGTGGTCTACGGCGGCGCGCCCATCTCGGCCGCGCTCCTCGCCCGCTGCATCGAGGGCTTCGGCTGTGAGTTCGCCCAGATCTACGGGCTCACCGAGACCGGCAACACCGCCATCTGCCTGCCCCCGGCCGACCACACGCCCGACAGCGGCAAGATGCAGGCGGCGGGGCGCGCCTACCCGGGCTTCGAGGTCAAGGTCGCCGACGACAAGGGCAACCCGCTGCCACCCGGCGAGGTGGGCGAGGTCTGGCTGCGTACGCCGGCGGCGATGGTGGAGTACTGGAACATGCCGGAGGCCACGGCGAAGACGCTGGTCGACGGCTGGATCGTGACCGGTGACGCGGGCGTGCTCGACGAGGACGGCTACCTGTTCATCCGCGACCGGATCAAGGACATGATCATCGTGGCGGGGGAGAACGTCTACCCGGCGGAGGTCGAGAACGTGATCGGCCGGCACCCGCTGGTCGCCGAGTCGGCGGTCGTGGGGGTGCCGGACGAGCGCTGGGGCGAGGCCGTCTACGCGTTCGTGGTGCCGGTGGAGGGCCAGCAGCTCACCGAGCGCGACCTGGCGTTGCACCTGCGTGGGCAGTTGGCCGGCTTCAAGCAGCCGCTGCACTACGAGTTCATCGACCGGGTGCCGCGCAACCCCAGCGGGAAGATCCTGCGCCGCGAGCTGCGGGAGCGGTTCTGGCAGGGTCACGAGCGCAGGGTGAGCTGA
- a CDS encoding FcoT family thioesterase — MTTSPVKNSAPIGRATFANDPVLLADVLRPYAGAKTQYLKSATFTAANGLASAQGEFAIPYPCYIDDTGHLNSVEVNICFNQLYYYLVAKSVQEQAVPALSAWTMDDYWAKQLPDMLITHFSSKFRRPIDSSSFHGEVVFAEFSERNRSKPVQILDMPWRFWDDNGGLAEGEVRMALVNPPGMRRQADAA; from the coding sequence ATGACAACATCGCCGGTCAAGAACAGCGCGCCGATCGGGCGGGCGACATTTGCCAACGACCCGGTACTGCTGGCGGACGTCCTGCGTCCGTACGCCGGTGCGAAGACCCAGTACCTGAAGTCCGCGACCTTCACCGCGGCCAACGGGCTGGCGAGCGCGCAGGGCGAGTTCGCCATCCCGTACCCGTGCTACATCGACGACACCGGTCACCTCAACTCCGTCGAGGTGAACATCTGCTTCAACCAGCTCTACTACTACCTGGTCGCCAAGAGCGTCCAGGAGCAGGCCGTCCCCGCGCTGTCGGCGTGGACGATGGACGACTACTGGGCCAAGCAGCTCCCGGACATGCTCATCACGCACTTCTCCAGCAAGTTCCGGCGGCCGATCGACTCGTCGTCGTTCCACGGCGAGGTGGTCTTCGCGGAGTTCAGCGAGCGCAACCGCAGCAAGCCGGTCCAGATCCTCGACATGCCCTGGCGCTTCTGGGACGACAACGGCGGCCTCGCCGAGGGCGAGGTGCGGATGGCCCTGGTCAACCCGCCCGGCATGCGTCGCCAGGCCGACGCGGCGTGA
- a CDS encoding AfsR/SARP family transcriptional regulator — protein MVTKFAELGSMSHEEKLTLLAALLESAAGPAPGAGRSPDPPPAAPPARRSTENPLAGVRFELLGPLVIRYDGVDIAPSAPKLRLVLSALLFNANQPVGASVLVRELWSSGAPRTAHATLQTYMFKVRKLFRGVLGGSVEDVAREVLLTCSGGYTLRVDPNQLDIFEFDDLVTAGTAAMRAGDYEQAGAHLRRSLALWRGNVVHQGQWGPQLRAQAARLEERRFYAYMTRIDADLCLGRHRETTSELASLVVEHPLHESAHAMLMLALHRSGRTPAALEVYRRFRRRMLGELGIEPSERIQAMHLALLSTEPLLTDLSLTSDMLLDRLVARARAASSSTVTG, from the coding sequence ATGGTTACCAAGTTTGCGGAACTGGGCTCGATGTCGCACGAGGAGAAACTGACACTCCTCGCCGCGTTGCTGGAGTCGGCGGCCGGCCCCGCACCGGGGGCCGGGCGCAGCCCCGACCCGCCACCGGCCGCACCGCCGGCGCGTCGGTCGACGGAGAACCCGCTCGCCGGCGTGCGGTTCGAGCTGCTCGGTCCGCTCGTCATCCGGTACGACGGGGTGGACATCGCGCCCAGCGCGCCGAAGCTGCGGCTGGTCCTGTCCGCGTTGCTGTTCAACGCGAACCAGCCGGTCGGCGCGTCGGTGCTCGTCCGGGAGCTGTGGAGCTCGGGGGCGCCGCGCACCGCGCACGCCACCCTCCAGACGTACATGTTCAAGGTGCGCAAGCTCTTCCGGGGGGTGCTCGGCGGGTCCGTCGAGGACGTCGCACGGGAGGTCCTGCTCACCTGCTCCGGGGGCTACACGCTGCGGGTGGACCCGAACCAGCTCGACATCTTCGAGTTCGACGACCTGGTCACGGCGGGCACCGCGGCGATGCGCGCGGGAGACTACGAGCAGGCGGGAGCGCACCTGCGCCGGTCGCTGGCGCTGTGGCGCGGCAACGTCGTGCACCAGGGCCAGTGGGGCCCGCAGCTGCGCGCCCAGGCGGCGCGGCTGGAGGAGCGCCGGTTCTACGCGTACATGACCAGGATCGACGCCGACCTGTGCCTGGGCCGGCACCGGGAGACGACCTCCGAGCTCGCGTCGCTGGTCGTCGAGCACCCGCTGCACGAGTCGGCGCACGCGATGCTGATGCTCGCGCTGCACCGCTCCGGCCGTACGCCGGCGGCGCTGGAGGTCTACCGGCGGTTCCGGCGACGGATGCTGGGCGAACTCGGCATCGAGCCCTCGGAACGGATCCAGGCGATGCACCTGGCACTGCTGTCGACCGAACCACTGCTCACCGACCTGTCGCTCACCTCCGACATGCTGCTGGACCGATTGGTCGCCCGGGCCCGCGCGGCCAGTTCTTCCACTGTTACCGGGTGA
- a CDS encoding TOMM precursor leader peptide-binding protein, protein MSDGDAQLRVGFRRHLRTHVVRGDAVYVLSERGATSVSGAHVEALAPLLDGTRGLAELVRDSPPGISSAEIGTVVRRLVDAGLVTLRPAAQAAAGEPALAYWEAAGLDATAAVRATAAARVELVHVGGDPVGAGAAETALRAAGLTVTQVSGNYSGSPADLSIVLCADYLDEGLAAVDAAHRAARRPWLLAKPGGAQVWVGPVFDPAAATACWHCLAHRLRGHRQAETRLRAVAGPGTEVTAPPVSLPPLGAAALHLVALEATKWTAGLRHDGQRAVWTLDSLTMHGTHHEVRARPQCPECGDPGIERDRAFRPVPLRSRPKASRSGGSHRALPPERVLHDYGHLVSPVSGVVKEISRDGRGPAFLNSFRSGPNLAMTTRRNAEQMRFALRAENGGKGVTPLHAEVSALCEAVERHSAYFHGDEARVTGSYAELAGTAIHPDECLLFDERQYADRARWNATCSPFQYVCAPFDDAAVTSWTPVWSLTGQRHRLLPTSMLYFNVPEEHGGASLCADSNGNAAGSSLEDALLQGLLELVERDAVALWWYNRTRAPAVDLDSFGDRWIDELREVYAGLHREVWVLDVSSDVGVPTMAALSRRTDKRCEDIMFGFGAHPDPRAALARALTEMNQLMPTVAEVGDDDGGYGWSDPDAVRWWRTATWAGDAYLRPDPAVPARRLTDYRHAPTDDLLSDVRSVQHRLEALGLDVLVLDQTRPDVGLPVVKAIVPGMRGFWARFAPGRLFDVPVQLGRLDRPTEYENLNPIPLFV, encoded by the coding sequence ATGTCGGATGGGGACGCGCAGCTTCGGGTCGGGTTCAGACGACACCTGAGGACCCACGTCGTACGCGGGGACGCCGTCTACGTGCTCTCCGAGCGCGGTGCCACCTCGGTCAGCGGCGCACACGTGGAGGCCCTGGCGCCGCTGCTCGACGGCACCCGTGGTCTCGCCGAACTCGTCCGGGACAGTCCACCCGGGATCTCGTCGGCCGAGATCGGCACGGTCGTCCGGCGGCTCGTCGACGCCGGCCTGGTCACGTTGCGACCCGCGGCGCAGGCGGCCGCCGGGGAGCCCGCGCTCGCGTACTGGGAGGCGGCGGGCCTGGACGCCACCGCGGCCGTGCGGGCCACGGCCGCCGCCCGGGTGGAGCTCGTCCACGTCGGCGGCGACCCGGTTGGCGCCGGGGCGGCAGAAACCGCGCTGCGGGCGGCAGGATTGACGGTGACCCAGGTTTCCGGGAACTATTCGGGCTCCCCCGCCGACTTATCGATTGTGCTCTGTGCGGACTATCTCGACGAGGGGCTGGCGGCCGTCGACGCCGCGCATCGCGCCGCGCGCCGGCCCTGGCTCCTCGCGAAGCCCGGCGGCGCACAGGTGTGGGTGGGGCCGGTGTTCGACCCCGCCGCCGCGACCGCGTGCTGGCACTGCCTGGCGCACCGGCTGCGCGGGCACCGTCAGGCCGAGACGCGCCTGCGCGCCGTCGCCGGGCCCGGCACGGAGGTCACCGCTCCCCCGGTGTCGCTGCCCCCGCTCGGCGCCGCCGCCCTGCACCTGGTGGCGCTGGAGGCCACCAAGTGGACGGCCGGTCTCCGCCACGACGGGCAGCGCGCGGTGTGGACGCTGGACAGCCTCACGATGCACGGCACCCACCACGAGGTGCGCGCGCGGCCGCAGTGCCCGGAGTGCGGCGATCCCGGCATCGAGCGCGACCGGGCCTTCCGCCCGGTGCCGCTGCGCAGCCGGCCGAAGGCGTCGCGCTCCGGCGGCAGCCACCGCGCCCTGCCCCCGGAACGGGTGCTGCACGACTACGGGCACCTGGTCAGCCCGGTCAGCGGCGTGGTCAAGGAGATCAGCCGCGACGGGCGGGGCCCGGCCTTCCTCAACTCGTTCCGCTCCGGGCCGAACCTGGCGATGACGACGCGCAGGAACGCCGAGCAGATGCGCTTCGCGCTGCGTGCCGAGAACGGCGGCAAGGGCGTCACCCCCCTGCACGCCGAGGTGAGCGCGCTCTGCGAGGCCGTCGAGCGGCACAGCGCCTACTTCCACGGCGACGAGGCCCGCGTCACGGGCAGCTACGCCGAGCTGGCCGGCACCGCCATCCACCCCGACGAGTGCCTGCTGTTCGACGAGCGCCAGTACGCCGACCGGGCCCGCTGGAACGCCACCTGCTCGCCGTTCCAGTACGTCTGCGCGCCGTTCGACGACGCCGCCGTGACGAGCTGGACGCCGGTGTGGTCGCTCACCGGGCAGCGGCACCGGCTGCTGCCCACCTCGATGCTCTACTTCAACGTGCCGGAGGAGCACGGCGGCGCATCGCTGTGCGCGGACTCCAACGGCAACGCCGCCGGCAGCAGCCTGGAGGACGCCCTGCTCCAGGGCCTGCTGGAGCTGGTGGAACGCGACGCGGTGGCCCTGTGGTGGTACAACCGCACCCGGGCCCCCGCGGTCGACCTGGACAGTTTCGGCGACCGCTGGATCGACGAGCTGCGCGAGGTCTACGCGGGCCTGCACCGCGAGGTCTGGGTCCTCGACGTGTCGTCGGACGTGGGCGTACCCACCATGGCCGCGCTGTCCCGGCGCACCGACAAGCGGTGCGAGGACATCATGTTCGGATTCGGGGCGCACCCGGATCCGCGTGCGGCGTTGGCCCGCGCGCTCACCGAGATGAACCAGTTGATGCCGACCGTGGCGGAGGTCGGCGACGACGACGGCGGGTACGGCTGGTCCGATCCCGACGCCGTACGGTGGTGGCGCACCGCCACCTGGGCCGGGGACGCCTACCTGCGCCCCGATCCGGCGGTGCCGGCGCGCCGGCTCACCGACTACCGCCACGCCCCGACGGACGACCTGCTGTCGGACGTCCGCTCGGTGCAGCACAGGCTGGAGGCGCTGGGGCTCGACGTGCTCGTGCTCGACCAGACCCGTCCGGACGTCGGGCTCCCCGTGGTGAAGGCCATCGTGCCGGGGATGCGCGGCTTCTGGGCGAGGTTCGCGCCGGGCCGGCTCTTCGACGTCCCGGTGCAGCTCGGCAGGCTCGACCGTCCCACGGAGTACGAGAACCTCAACCCGATACCACTTTTCGTGTAG
- a CDS encoding SagB family peptide dehydrogenase: MPSDADTSRPGPSLSLWSFRDDVTIETAEDGGLTVLSRWGDVPVGRPAPSVEEVLHRMTYGPVALGNVAGLDARALRSVFDRLPGRIVRSLGSRDSPVPLLSVQPVSPLGVLELPEVAGDRPLRLSRFAFAHQRDGELVIESPLSHHRVVLHRPQAALVLGALPRATTSVDVARRVDLALPVVADVVAHLAGAGMVVLGEDGTSVFREDTDPALLLWSPYDLLFHSRSRLGTHDEPAGATFRHVATLPPPAAAKPAPDGPRIPMYRPPAAVPHGMTLTDAIDGRRSVRTFADAAPSARELGELLFHAARVRMQATATAPDNVRYTVTRRPYPSAGSLYELELYLTVDRSPDLRRGIYHYSPAEHALTLVNATPADVDELLDNARVSIGGRRPPPVLITMTARVGRLSWVYDSISYATTLKHVGMLQQTLCLVATMLGLATSALTMGDARVSASAFGLDWPAEVGVGEFAIGLPENDISCNEEYLGVHGM, from the coding sequence TTGCCATCCGACGCCGACACCTCCCGCCCCGGACCGAGCCTGTCGCTGTGGTCCTTCCGGGACGACGTGACCATCGAGACGGCTGAGGACGGCGGTCTGACGGTCCTCAGCCGCTGGGGCGACGTCCCGGTGGGCCGTCCCGCGCCCTCGGTCGAGGAGGTCCTGCACCGGATGACGTACGGGCCGGTCGCGCTCGGCAACGTCGCCGGGTTGGACGCGCGTGCCCTCAGGTCGGTCTTCGACCGGCTGCCGGGCCGGATAGTCCGCTCCCTCGGCTCGCGGGACTCGCCGGTGCCGCTGCTGTCCGTGCAGCCGGTGTCCCCGCTGGGGGTGCTGGAGCTGCCGGAGGTGGCCGGGGACCGGCCGTTGCGGCTGTCCCGGTTCGCGTTCGCGCACCAGCGGGACGGCGAGCTGGTGATCGAGTCCCCGCTGTCGCACCACCGGGTGGTGCTGCACCGGCCGCAGGCGGCGCTGGTGCTGGGCGCGCTTCCCCGCGCGACCACCAGCGTCGATGTCGCGCGGAGGGTCGACCTGGCGCTGCCGGTCGTGGCCGACGTCGTCGCCCACCTCGCCGGCGCGGGCATGGTCGTCCTCGGCGAGGACGGCACGTCGGTGTTCCGCGAGGACACCGATCCCGCGCTGCTGCTCTGGTCGCCGTACGACCTGTTGTTCCATTCGCGCAGCAGACTCGGCACCCACGACGAGCCCGCCGGCGCGACGTTCCGGCACGTCGCGACCCTGCCTCCGCCGGCCGCCGCGAAGCCGGCGCCCGACGGGCCGCGGATCCCGATGTACCGCCCGCCCGCGGCGGTCCCGCACGGCATGACCCTCACCGATGCCATCGACGGCCGCCGCTCCGTGCGGACGTTCGCGGACGCGGCTCCGTCCGCCCGGGAGCTCGGGGAGCTGCTGTTCCACGCGGCGCGGGTCCGGATGCAGGCCACGGCCACCGCACCCGACAACGTGCGGTACACGGTGACGCGGCGTCCGTACCCCAGCGCGGGTTCGCTGTACGAGCTGGAGCTGTACCTGACGGTGGACCGCTCGCCGGACCTGCGGCGCGGCATCTACCACTACAGCCCGGCGGAGCACGCGCTGACGCTCGTCAACGCCACCCCGGCCGACGTCGACGAGCTGCTCGACAATGCGCGCGTGTCGATCGGCGGCCGGCGGCCTCCACCGGTGCTGATCACCATGACGGCGCGCGTGGGACGACTCTCCTGGGTGTACGACAGCATTTCCTACGCCACCACCCTGAAGCACGTCGGCATGCTCCAGCAGACGCTCTGCCTCGTGGCGACGATGCTCGGCCTCGCCACGAGCGCCCTCACCATGGGCGACGCCAGGGTTTCCGCGTCGGCGTTCGGGCTCGACTGGCCGGCGGAGGTCGGGGTCGGCGAATTCGCCATCGGACTACCCGAAAACGACATTTCCTGTAACGAGGAGTATCTGGGCGTGCACGGAATGTGA
- a CDS encoding response regulator transcription factor: protein MLLAEDMHMVRDALVALLNLEPDIEVVAAVASGTEILPMAQRFRPDVAVIDIDLPGKDGLSAIGDIQAHLPEIRTLVLTALGRPGTLRRALSAKATGFLLKDAPTEQLVEAIRSVAAGRRVVDSQLAMSAWDSAECPLTARETEVLRLTAEGLQAVDIAAQMFLSVGTVRNYLTTIVNKLAARNRVDAIRLAREAGWL from the coding sequence GTGTTGTTGGCCGAGGACATGCACATGGTCCGCGATGCGCTGGTGGCGTTGCTCAACCTCGAGCCGGACATCGAGGTCGTCGCCGCGGTCGCCTCGGGCACGGAGATCCTGCCCATGGCGCAGCGGTTCCGGCCCGACGTCGCGGTGATCGACATCGACCTGCCGGGCAAGGACGGGCTCTCCGCGATCGGCGACATCCAGGCCCACCTGCCGGAGATCCGCACCCTGGTCCTGACCGCGCTCGGCCGGCCCGGCACCCTGCGCCGGGCGCTGTCGGCCAAGGCGACCGGCTTCCTGCTGAAGGACGCCCCGACCGAGCAGTTGGTCGAGGCGATCCGCAGCGTCGCCGCCGGCCGCCGGGTCGTCGACAGTCAGCTCGCGATGTCGGCCTGGGACAGCGCCGAGTGCCCGCTCACGGCGCGCGAGACGGAGGTCCTGCGCCTCACCGCGGAGGGGCTCCAGGCCGTCGACATCGCGGCCCAGATGTTCCTGTCAGTCGGGACCGTCCGCAACTACCTCACGACGATCGTCAACAAGCTCGCCGCGCGCAACCGCGTCGACGCCATCCGCCTCGCCCGGGAGGCCGGCTGGCTGTGA
- a CDS encoding histidine kinase yields the protein MGVVTAVFASISLIGFLHVMFLPVGPVAIALSFTCIAALMAMQLLWYGRDHGRLRSPLGFGLLAAQAALVYLPILIFGQAWVGMPGFLAGSVLLVLRAIPAWTAFSFIVLSMALAQWLFTRAPIDMLYTAISTVTTGLVVYGLSRLTALVVEVQESRAEIARMAVLRERLRFARDLHDLLGYSLSAISLKIELVHRLMEKSPQEASDHLLEILEISRVALSDARTVASGYRELSLEEECRSAVSVLSAADIQVQLDSDHLDLPVQVSTVLATVLREGVTNILRHSKARRCDITIRQTQDDAWIEIVNDDLAVGPRRDPSSGRNGLRNLSVRAQEIGGSLTVEQQPDRFRLHAEVPLRQERQQPSRSQPAGLPGEADGVDAVARGELVDDRREVVADGPD from the coding sequence ATGGGCGTCGTCACCGCCGTCTTCGCCAGCATCAGTCTCATCGGCTTCCTCCACGTCATGTTCCTGCCGGTCGGCCCGGTCGCCATCGCACTGTCGTTCACGTGCATCGCCGCCCTGATGGCCATGCAGCTGCTGTGGTACGGCCGGGACCACGGGCGCCTCCGGTCGCCGTTGGGCTTCGGCCTCCTGGCCGCCCAGGCGGCGCTGGTCTACCTGCCGATCCTGATCTTCGGCCAGGCGTGGGTCGGCATGCCGGGCTTCCTGGCCGGCAGCGTGCTGCTCGTGCTGCGGGCCATCCCGGCCTGGACGGCCTTCTCCTTCATCGTGCTGTCGATGGCCCTCGCCCAGTGGCTGTTCACCCGCGCGCCGATCGACATGCTCTACACCGCGATCTCCACCGTCACGACGGGGCTCGTGGTGTACGGGTTGTCCCGGCTGACCGCGCTCGTCGTCGAGGTGCAGGAGAGCCGCGCGGAGATCGCGCGCATGGCGGTACTGCGCGAGCGGCTGCGCTTCGCCCGCGACCTGCACGACCTGCTCGGCTACAGCCTCTCCGCGATCTCGCTCAAGATCGAGCTGGTGCACCGGCTGATGGAGAAGTCCCCGCAGGAGGCGAGCGACCACCTGCTGGAGATCCTGGAGATATCGCGGGTCGCCCTCTCCGACGCACGGACCGTCGCCAGCGGCTACCGGGAACTGTCGCTGGAGGAGGAGTGCCGCTCGGCCGTGTCGGTGCTCAGCGCCGCGGACATCCAGGTGCAACTGGACAGCGACCACCTCGACCTGCCGGTCCAGGTGAGCACGGTGCTCGCCACGGTGCTGCGGGAGGGGGTCACCAACATCCTGCGGCACAGCAAGGCCAGGCGCTGCGACATCACCATCCGCCAGACGCAGGACGACGCCTGGATCGAGATCGTCAACGACGACCTGGCCGTCGGGCCGCGCCGGGATCCGAGCAGCGGCCGCAACGGCCTGCGCAACCTGTCCGTACGCGCCCAGGAGATCGGCGGATCGCTGACGGTCGAGCAGCAGCCGGACCGGTTCCGGCTGCACGCCGAGGTGCCGCTGCGCCAGGAGCGTCAGCAGCCGTCCCGGTCACAGCCAGCCGGCCTCCCGGGCGAGGCGGATGGCGTCGACGCGGTTGCGCGCGGCGAGCTTGTTGACGATCGTCGTGAGGTAGTTGCGGACGGTCCCGACTGA
- a CDS encoding sigma-70 family RNA polymerase sigma factor — protein MSEPLGESAVTALVLAVGRGDRSAGDPLVRSTQRDIWRFLVYLVGHADAEDLTQETFVRALSSAHQFTGRHHARAWLLAIARHVAADHFRAAACRPRTVSVPDWQASAERSRAHHLPGPDDTVALNLAVRTLPAARRAAFVLTQVVGLGYAEAAKLCGCPVGTIRSRVARARRDLASVLAPASRPRPALPRRPTLVTASNVPTRGYDVTAANVP, from the coding sequence ATGTCGGAGCCACTGGGAGAAAGCGCGGTAACGGCTCTGGTCCTGGCCGTCGGGCGGGGCGACCGTTCCGCGGGGGACCCGCTCGTCCGCAGCACGCAGCGTGACATCTGGCGCTTCCTGGTCTACCTGGTGGGGCACGCCGACGCCGAGGACCTGACGCAGGAGACGTTCGTACGCGCGCTGAGCAGCGCGCACCAGTTCACCGGGCGCCACCACGCGCGGGCCTGGCTGCTGGCCATCGCGCGGCACGTGGCCGCCGACCATTTCCGCGCCGCCGCGTGCCGGCCCCGGACCGTGTCCGTTCCGGACTGGCAGGCCAGCGCGGAGCGGTCGAGGGCCCACCACCTGCCGGGCCCGGACGACACGGTCGCGCTCAACCTCGCGGTGCGTACGCTGCCCGCGGCCCGCCGCGCCGCGTTCGTACTGACGCAGGTGGTCGGCCTCGGATACGCGGAGGCGGCCAAGCTGTGCGGCTGCCCCGTGGGCACGATCCGCTCCCGCGTCGCGCGGGCCCGCCGCGACCTCGCATCGGTGCTGGCACCGGCCTCGCGACCGCGTCCGGCGCTGCCCCGGCGGCCCACACTGGTCACCGCCTCAAATGTCCCGACTAGAGGATATGACGTGACGGCGGCAAATGTTCCCTAG